In the genome of Croceimicrobium hydrocarbonivorans, one region contains:
- a CDS encoding DNA cytosine methyltransferase — translation MNRRLTVGGLFSGDGGFELAAQWAGLTPVWSNDFNKHCCAKLRRNFGHRIIEKDINEIDPNELESVDIICGGDPCQPSSLAGLGKGTEDHRYNWPAKFRIVRALHPSFVLNENVVGTITNGILDRKIDDLESEGYTCQAYTIPAEAVGALHRRDRVWLVAYDPNRKLSEARQSGEKNKHSPSKEVRQPIEPVDLWPFDTYPDSQRLHQQHNATQSKVLSEGVSRYFGFGPSAHGNISRDIIESGIIRMLNGLPEGMDYADRNNRIAEMGNAIVPQLAYEFFLWMKSILK, via the coding sequence ATGAATAGGAGGTTAACAGTTGGGGGCCTCTTCTCCGGAGACGGTGGTTTTGAACTTGCTGCTCAGTGGGCAGGTCTTACTCCAGTTTGGAGCAACGACTTTAACAAGCATTGTTGCGCCAAACTCAGACGAAACTTTGGGCACAGGATAATTGAAAAGGATATAAACGAAATCGACCCTAATGAACTCGAATCAGTCGACATTATTTGCGGAGGAGACCCCTGCCAGCCAAGCTCATTGGCAGGCTTGGGAAAAGGCACGGAAGATCACCGCTACAACTGGCCAGCGAAATTTAGAATTGTACGGGCCTTACACCCATCTTTCGTCCTTAACGAAAACGTTGTTGGAACGATTACCAACGGCATCCTTGACCGGAAGATTGATGATTTGGAAAGTGAAGGCTACACCTGCCAAGCGTACACTATACCAGCTGAAGCCGTTGGAGCGCTCCATCGTCGGGACAGAGTTTGGCTTGTCGCTTATGACCCCAACCGAAAGCTGTCAGAGGCCCGACAATCCGGCGAAAAGAACAAGCATAGCCCATCAAAAGAAGTTCGCCAACCTATCGAGCCAGTTGATCTTTGGCCTTTTGATACCTACCCCGACAGTCAACGACTCCACCAACAGCACAATGCCACCCAGTCAAAAGTATTGTCGGAAGGGGTATCAAGGTACTTTGGTTTCGGCCCTTCTGCACATGGGAATATCTCCAGGGACATTATTGAATCCGGAATTATTCGAATGCTTAATGGGCTACCCGAAGGGATGGACTATGCCGATAGAAACAACCGAATAGCCGAAATGGGAAATGCAATTGTTCCTCAGTTGGCCTACGAGTTTTTCTTATGGATGAAATCAATATTGAAGTGA